Below is a window of Electrophorus electricus isolate fEleEle1 chromosome 1, fEleEle1.pri, whole genome shotgun sequence DNA.
TCGCAACTAAATTTCAGGGCATGTCGTCATATAACGAGTGTGCAAATTCTAATTCATTCCAATGAACGCTTTACATGTCAAAACTGAAACTCTCAACAACattaatgtaaaatacaaagaaatggTGAGTTCAGTTCAACTGTTATGTCAACAGGTGGCTGTCACATTCTACACGTGATCTTATCTCGTCACACCGAGGAATGATGTACATCACAGGGTAAATATGGGTAAAAATATTCCTAACACTACACTGGGCATAATCAGTTACAACAGGTTAAACCAGTCTGTTCTTTAATTACTGAAAAAGACTGCTGATTCtttgaaacagacagaaaaggtACAAACCTACAAAGGTTGATACTTTTGGCTTAAACTCATACGTCATTGCATCATCATACTGTGAAACTGTGCCCTGACTGATGAGTCCACCAAAGTGACAAAGCTAAAAGCTGTCATGACAATATCATCATACTACCTGGGTGTGGCAATGCATTAATTGTATAACACATAGGTGACGATTTTGTCGTCAAAAAGGCCTTGTAtgcaaagtgctttaaaaaaaggttcAAATACGTTTTATACCAATAGTTCAGTGAAAAGTCTTAAATAATGATGTACATGTTCAATTTCCATCAGATCCTTCACTCGGTATGTTCAGAAATAAAATAGTTAAACCTCCTCCAGAAAAAACATCAGTGTGTTTCTGAATGAGGTAAGTTTACACTGATGTCTATAATGTTTAGAAACCATTTCTGCAGATGAAGATTTAGATAGCTATCTGACCTCTGCCCTTTCCAGTCCCATGAAGGCTTTGTCAACAGGACTACAGTGGGTACAGCTGGCACCTGAGGGTTTAGGTcttcttcttcagctcctcaAAGCGTCGGGACAGGTCATCAAAGTCGATTTCGTCTGAGGCAGCGGTGTTCCCACCCAAGGAGGAGATGGGGAGTGTGTCGGGAACTGACGGGAGCTCGGGAATGGTGTTGTTATCGTAGATCTGGGAGGATGGGCCAGGCCCTGCACAgacaaatcaaaaataaatggctgaagaaaacaaaagcgGAACAAATAACTCAAGGTCTCCAACAAGCATATCAGTGGAACATACCTGCAATAACCTTGGGAGAATCAGAGGGTTTGACAGCCAACTCATCAATCTTCAAAAAAAGCATCACAGTATAcacaaattataaaaataattgtacatATTAACATTTTGCTACTATACAAAATGTTATGTTTAGTTGATATTGGTATTAGTGTGTTATTTCACAAATTAAAAAGCATCACATTTTTCGCATTCCGGATTGGTCTTCTAACATTAGATTCATGCAtgagcagcaacagcaacaagaCACTGTTGGGAAAGATTCTGAGTACAAACAGCATGCACCTGAAGAACACCTGCATAAACAATCACTTGCAAAAACATTAAAGGCTAAATTTTCTAAAGTGGCCATCAATCACTGATTACAGTGAAAGTGATCCATTTCAAATTTATCTGGGGACCATGTTATAGATACACCTTTCATCCCAAGTATTTTAACTTTCTTATACCCACAAACATTTGCATTAGTCAAATATGGCATACTTGGAGGTTAgtctatacactatacatattCATCTTTCTCCCCAAGTAAGAACATATAGAATTGCCTGAAAGCAGTGCTATAGGCCCAAGTAACGAGGTATATGAACTATAATAAACTCTCCTTCCCTGTAAGGTGAACAAGTCGTCCTGGTCTGTCTGGGAGGGTGAGAAGGGGCAGGGGCAGATGCACTTACAGACTCATAGGTGGGGGGGCAGCTAGGAAGCTGTGGGGGCTGCCCTCCTCTCACCGGAGGCTGGAAGTTGTTAAAGCCATCATAGGTGCCAACAGGACCATTAAAGGGTTCCTAAAGATAGGTTTGATCAAAATACATTAAGGTGTAAAGTGTTATAGGAAAAGCCACATTCTAAAAATGATTAGTCCTAAAACCTGATTGGCTAAGCAGAGTTGGAAGCCATTGTTGGAGTTGGAAGCACACCCATGACCACTTCACAATGACTGGATTCTGTATTAATGCAATCCTCCATTGAATAGTCAAGTTTTTACAATTGCGTGGCTTAGCAACAAAAGCTTGTTAACTGACTACATGGCCTGGTGGGAGATGTGTTTATGGTGAACATTGCTaacaataaattacaataatttattgAGCTCTGATGTAGTTACTACTTGCTACTTGAGCTACTTGAGGCTGTGTGTTACAGCGATTTTATCACAGGTAAGGCCGTTTTAGGCACTTGACTTTGCGCTGTAAGACATGGCCGCTCctggctttttgttttaataaaaacttCGACAGGATGAAGTCTCGTCCTTGACATTACGAGGGTTAATGCACTGCGGTTCGTGGATGACTGGTAAAGATGACTGCCTTACAGCTCCTTTGGGTGGAGGGTAGTTGAAGGCCGTGGGCATGGGCATGGGCATGGGCATGGGCACGggcacagcagcagcaggagcagtgaagcctcctccaccaccacctcctcctccaccggGCTTCTTGAAGTCATGGTCCACATCTATGAGATCTGCCTCCTCCCCTGGGCATACCTCTGGCTGTAAATGCAGCAACAATTTGAGGTGGATGGACTGAATAAGGAGCAAGAGCCACATGACTGAAACTTGGGGGACTTACATGGACCATAGCATCAGGCTCATAGGGAACATTGTAATTTTTGGCAATCTCAATGAGGTAACGCTCCACCAGGATCTTTGGTGGGGCCTCCACACTCAGTTTGTGCATGAGCTGGTAAAATGAAGTTGAGTTATAGattaaaggagaaaaacagaaaatgatatTAAGTTATATTAACATGTAGTTTGATTGGGTAGGCAATTAATCCTACTCTGTCATTGACTGTTCCAATCTGGTTTGTCCTACAAAGTTTTCCATACTCCTTGCTGTATTTGGCACACAGCTGGTCTGAAACCTGTGAAAGAAACAACAGGTACGACTAATCAAAAAGTGGCAAACTGGTAACATGTGACATGTAACAATTCACATCCAAACAttttcagtcacattttaaCCCCATATTGGTCCACAGGATACACCATGATATGGGCTACTAACAATTTTGAGTTCTGTAACTTCTGACTGCAGTCGAGGAGCAGCCCAGATAAGCGTGGACACTGCTTCCTGAAGGCCCGGGTCAAGCTCCCTGCAGGGAAGAAAGACAAACGTCAAGCACCGAACCAGGTACTGGTGACAGAACACAGAATATTGTCAGATAATTGCTTATGCATGAAACACACTTCATGGATTGGATTAAGCCAAAGCGTGCCAGCAGCAAATCACAGTATAACTCGAGGATCTCCATGGCTTCCACCAGATAATCTTCTCTAATGATGTGCTCTACTCTGATTCGTGCTCGCTCATCTTTCCCTGCTGACAAGTAGTCTGCGATCTCCTTCCGTGCCTTCTGAGCTAATTCAgctagaaagaaaagaaagaatcaTAGTTAAGAGAGAATTAACATCTGAGATTTTAACATGTGTGGGAGAAAATGTACTTACTTTTCTTCTTCTCGAGGAGTTTCAGGCGATTTATGACAAGTCTGAGATTGACACGCAATCGCTCTGCTTTGAATCCACCACCAAGCATGATGGTCAGCTCACTGTATACAACTAAATTACacaagataaacacacacaatcatttcgCTAAGACAATGGGGCTAAATCTAAAAGTTAATCAGAACAAAAGTagataaagaagaagaagaagaagaagctaaataaatgactaaaaacttaaaaacattAACGACCGTGCCAGTGCTAACCACAGTCATATAACCTACAAGCGATCAGATCACATGCTAGCTATTAGCAATGTTTACCAGCTAGCTAATTCAGATATAAATACGCATTTAgctacatttacaaaatatcgAAGTTTGTTATACTGTTAACTTGAGCCTACGGAAAGCAAACCATTTCGGTAGAACCCATGTCACACCTCAAGTAAAACTAGACGTAAAAAACAAGGTAGCACTTATCTAGTTACCCCGACAACATCCAGCTAACCACACCAGGAAGGGAGAGCATATAGCCGGCTAGCTAACGCCATTTgaagaaagtaaacaaaaaactgaacagaTATTAAAACCTACACAAACGAACAAAGCATCTCAACGGAATGACAGTACacaatatatagatatacagtaACTGTTACGTTTACCGTTCTACGTCGTCTCAAAAGTAGGCAGCTTATCGTATTTCGTTGTTCAAGCTTTTTCTTACTATGCAACCACTTCCGCATTGAACGTCTCTCCACTCATGACGCGTTACGTCAGCGTCTTTTTGGAAATAGTTACTCATCAACCATGATCACGTGTGTGCTtattaaagtatatattttataaactaactataaatatatattttataaactaACTATAACTGTATATTTTATAAACTAACCATAAGCATATATTTTATAAGCTATCTAGAagcatatattttataaacTAAATATAAGTCTATATTATATAACTATAAGTATATATTTCATGGCACACTGGCTTTGGTAATATCAGATCTGGTGTACAAGAAAGTATGTGCTTGAAGCTTCCCTTTGCTTTTAGAGCCTTTGGGCCAATATTAACAAAACTTTAATGGGAGAATATTGGAAACTGGGACAGGAGATGATTTATTCACAAATGAAATACAGGTCCTTGTGAATGCGCTTCATAACTTTCTGCCAGTGGAAAAtgtgatgggtgtgtgagacaggtgGTCTTGTTCTGGAACGAGAATGCTGGAAGGTGAATGAATGGAACCAAGATGTCAGCATGTTAACAGAAGCGTCCAAAACTGCCACCTGTTTTGGTGGACCCTGTATCCTGTGAGGCTGGGCAGTTCAAGACTTCACATGGACACTTTTTGGTCCAGAAAAGGGGAGAACTGTAAATTGGACTAGATGTTAGTTTTCATATTGTGCTTTGATTAAACGTTGCAGAACTATTATAATACATGTAATTGCTACCAGATTCTTGTCGTGAAACCTATTCATATTTTTTGTTGCAGCTGGAGATGTGATATGTCTGCCTGTTAATGTTCAGCATGGCCGCACTATAGAACAGGTAAGTTAAACGGATCAACATCTTTAACAGCAGTTCCGTGGGGTAGACAAGCTAACAGgatcaaaatatttatttaggcTAGATTTAGTTTAGCTAGATTTAgtatatttgtttattgcagTAATGAGTAAAACACCATAAgaataaataacatatttttatttagttaattgTAGGTTTCAGGGTTGTTAAGTGTGTTCTAAACCAAAAGGACACAATATGCCTTTATAGAATAAGAGCTAATGAACCTATAAACAAGGACAAAAGAGTCATCTTTCATTGGGGGAAAAACAGATGGCAGATAGTAAAAGATCAGAAAACCTGACGCTTAAAGATGTCAAAGCCGTACCTGAAGCTGTAAGGTCGCAGTGGTCTCACATCCCTAGACTGAGAGATTAAAgctgtgggagagaaagagtctgGCAGAAAAGATTTATTTGTTATAGGCACTGGCATAATTGGAGCATAGGATTGGTTCTTACTGGGTTCAGAAACCTGCATAGCTCCTCTTGGATAATTTGACATAATTCAATATGGACTTCTAACTCTGACATCCTGTCACAGATTGGTAGTATAAAGTTTCAGAATTGCAAAAAGAATTGGAAGCCAGGAGATCACGATGAACCGGAAGGTATGGTGCCAAATGTAATGTATGGTAGAGGAGGGCTagtggtctggggctgtttttcatGGTTTGGGctaggccccttagttccagtgaagggttATGTTAATACTACAAAGATATTTTTAGACAATTATATGCTTATTAATTGTATGCCGTTTTGCCTTAATGACTAAAATCTCCTAGTAATGTAGCAGAAGCATCCTAATGTTTCAAGTGTAAGCAAAGGCTCTGTAATTCTGGTCCTGTAAGATATGGGCTTAATGGGAATAAAGCCACTTTACAAGACACTATACAAAACATTCCCTTCCTTATTATACGATGCATTCTCTAAACATAATCCTAGATAAAGACACTAATTGTCTCATAAATTTCCTATTTTCCAGAAGTCCCTTCAGCTAATATGTAATGAAACCAAACCTACAAGTTATTGCTTCTGGAGAAATTAACATATGAGGATCTGGCTACTTTTACAATTATATTTAGAAaagggacaaaaaaaagatttcatatGCACAAATATCTATCCCAAGAAAGTGTGCACTGTATCAGACAGTGTAGCTCAGCCTGCAGTTCCAAGCGAGCAGTGCGGAGAGTGGGCCGCCCAGCAAATACCAGGTCACGCTCAAGGAGTCTTGTAAGTGAGACGCATAGACTGATAGATATCATAGATGGATCATTGATGATAAATATGCAGCCTGGAAAGCATATTTTACTATGTTGTAACAAACAAGTAGTGTCAGGGGCTTTGGCTTGGAGTCTTTCTTTGGCAGAACAGGATGTAAGAATTGGTCAGACATCTCTCAAGTTGTTCAGGGAGAAGAATTTGGCTGAAAAGAGAGTAGTTCGTCAGTCTGTGAAGAAAGCTAAAGAGAGGATGGACCAACATATTGAACAACTGACACTGAAAGCGTTTCACAGTTTTCGACAGGATTAAATATAGGCTTCCAACAACTGCTGTTTGTACATACGCACTTTGTTTAAGTGCAGCTGGCAAAGGTTTATTAGTGAGTCTGgatctgttcctctctcttggTGCGTTCTCACCGACAGCTGCAGGGAGAGCCAAGAGCCAAGAAAATGACAGCTGAAGACAATATGCTGCATTTCATACTTAAAATTTCTCAACGTTGATCATGTTACTCATCGCAATAagatactactactactactactactactactaataataataataataataataataataataataattgcaaTAAGATAATAACAATAAGATAAGGTCATAGTCAGTGTGATGCTACTGGGGAAGACAAAGACTGCTCTAGAGATGGTCTCACCACAATCAATGCTTCACGAACAAATACCAGACGGCTGGGTGCGTGGCATAAAGGAGCTTGAAGTTCTGAGAGCAAAAAGTGAATGATTCTCACTACTAGATTTGACATGTCAAACTTGACAAGTCAGCACCcacatctggaaaaaaagagagacataaCAAACCTAAAACATTGGCTGGCCAAGCCACGAGCTCGGAGACAACACATATTCATAAACCTCAGCCTTCATTTCACTGGTGGTGAATTTACCAAGTTGTGAACCAGTGACAAGAAAGGAGTGTATGAGTAgtaggagacacacacacatggacagacatacaatacacatgcacacaagatACCTCTTATCAGATCAAATTAAAGCAAAGCTTGATTTGCCTTCATAGGAACCCTTGACATGTGACATGCCACGGCAGACATGCCCTTCGTAAATCAGTCCTTGGCATGCTGCACTGCCCGAACATGCATGCAAGGGTCAGAGTCGATAAGACAGAACACCCATATCCTATTAGGATCACATACATTCTAGCATACGGTTTAAAGTCACTGACCTCTTCTGTACAACTAATTCCACAGCTGATGTTtgtaatttttctgtttgtctgctaTGCTATGTGCTTGATGGCTGAAAGACACAGAtttacacgcacacgcacacacaccttgtgtAGGTGGCAGCTTCATGCTGTGGAGCTATATTTTCTTTGGCAGGGACTGGAAGACTAGTGAGAATAGAGGAAAATATAGAGGCAAAAATATAGAGCAGTTCTAGGTGAAAACCTGGGGCAAATGGAGAATGACTTGAAGCTTACCACTAAGAAAACATAGAGGTGGCTCAACCCAACATTGTATCTTTGGAGAGAGCTTAGAATGGCTGTGTGCCAATGTTCCCCATCAAACCTGGCTGAGCTTAAATGATTCTGCCAAGAGGAACTAGAGACACATACAGCGGAAAGCTGTGCTAAACTTGTCGGACCGTTCCCATGAAGACTTGAGGCTGAAGTTAAGTCTTCAGTTAGGTCCACAGAGGGAGtacatttctttgtgtttcttcaAATACTGGCGCTGTCTTCAGCCTGGATCAAGCTTTTACCCTGCTGTGTGAGTTCAGACCCTGTAGTAGGAGTACAATCCTAACAAAGGAAAGAACTGAGAAACGCACATCACTCCTGGGTTCATTAGCATAAAAATGTGTTGCACAAGGTATATTGTGGTTCATTTTGTTAGATGCAATGTCTGGTTTAAACCGATCTGGTTTAAACTGACCTGGAAACTGTTGCCAGGTATTAGGATGCTAGCGTAGCAGGGCTCCTGTGTTCCCTCGTCATAATAATGAACAGGCATTCATATCTGGCACTGCGCTGCCACCTGTCCTCATACGAATAGATGCAGCTGTCATTAGAATTAGGTTGTGTGTAGCACGGATAATTTCTAATCATCTCATCATCTCATGTCCAGGCAGAGCTATGTGATAATGCATTCTAAGCAACTACTTATCTGGTCAGACAACTACTGGTAGTGATGGCGTTCCCAGTCTATGCCAGGCTAGTATAGGTTGCTCCAGGGTGGGTATTTCTAGCATGGGTAGATGCAGTATGAGTGATTTGTGCTTGAGTAATTCCTTTATGGCTCATTCAAGGGAATGATGGGAAGTAAGCCTGTAGGAAGTATAAAACAGTAATCCACATACTACAGAGCAATATTATTTTCTGGAAATGGAAAGAGCGATGATACcagatttatatatttacagtatttttattatGTTGAAACTCTTCATTGTCAGAGCAGGGGCTTTAAATCATggcagctgctctctctgcaatatagtccatatagtcataCAACCCCAGGTGCCTCCGTCCCCGCCTATGACAGTCTGACAGAGGAACAGTACTGGTCTGTTAAACCGCAGTACAGCTGGCAGGCATGATATGAGCTTGGCCCCCCTCAGCACAGGGAAACATCTTTCATCCTCGGGTCTACCCTCCTCTTCGAGGAACCTTTGATAAAGAGACCTGGATGGTTGCGCAGAGCTTAGAAATATCCATGTCTGATTTCTGTCTACATATTTATTATGCCATTTTGTCAGTAGACTCCTTGGTCTGCTTGGCGTATACGGGTCAGGTGTGGTATTCATCACTTCCGTAGTCCtccgcatgcacacacatacacaacagctgGGGGGCACCAGGTTCCGTCGAGGCTTCAAGAAAGGGGTAATTGGATCAGCCATAATTTCAGTGCTGGCTCCATCTCCAATTTTCTCCTGCTGTGACACAGAAAAAGAGCTATCTTTAACAGGACAAACAAAGTGTAGGCTTCCGGTTGTTTAAGAAGGCAGTTTTCTCTGTCACCTTCACACGCTGCCTACTAATGTGACACTTTCAGCATGAGGTATGCATACCATATAGGAATAAAGTGACCGCAAAGAATTCATATAGTTTAAGCCACTGGTTAATTGGTACAAGTATGTGAGCTTGAGGGTGTTCTTGTTGAAAAATAGCCATTGAATGATAAAAGAATGATGGCAGGATACACAAATAATGAATGAGATGTATTGCTCAAAGCATGACATAATAAGTCCCTCTCACCCATAAATTATTATATAGCTAATGTGACGATAAgtagaagaaaaataaaaggctacagataaaacattgttttttctACAATTAAGTATGAGGTCACATGACCAGGCTTAATGCATTAGGGCATTTGGATAACGCAGAGGATTCAGTTCATCTAATAAAGGTCTTGATAAGATGCCAAATGAAACCACATGTGTGAATGCTGGCAGTATGGAGTAAATCATGCAGCGCTGTAGTGTGGCCTTTAAAAATAAGGGTAGGCATGTTTGGAAAACAGCGTACACAAAACAAGGTACATATAGCATATATAGTGCACACAGAGGCTCTTGCCAGCCTGCAGCATGGATGTGacaatgcacacacgcacacacacacacacacacagagagagagagagagagagagagagagagagagagagtaggtaGTGTGAGCCATTCCTTAGCAGGAGAAAGACTATCAGTCAGAAGCAATATTGCAATTGATAACATGATTACAATGTGTCTGGCTCGCACTACAGAGCAACCCATCAAGTGTTCTTGGTGCATCTCTGTTTAATGGCGTGGCTGTTCTGAATCGCTGCTGTTAGATCAAAGAATTGCCAGGTGGGGGCACCAGTCCTCACTGCAATACCCTGCAAGCACCTACATGTTTCTCACAGCACTGACTGTTTCTTACAGTAGTCTTGGCTATACAGTGACAGGTGATTTTTTGCAGATCATTTTAGTAATGAAGTGTTGCATTTTCTCTTTAGTAATTCTTTCAAGAAGATTATATTTTCTAAGATCTTTGTCATTTCTTGAGTTTACCCTAATTACACcctacaacacaaacacagaatttCATGAATCCAAGAAGTAAGATCAATTTCTAtcaaaattaaacatgtaataatttaataatataaaatggatcagtaaaatgttttaattgacTAATGCTAGGAAACTGTAAATGGAGGTGAGGTGTAAATCTAAAGCTGTAAATTTAAACTTATGATAGTCCTCCAACTTTGTTTTGACTCGCATCCTCCTTGACGCACTCGCAGTTATTTTTGTGCAAGAAAGCAGGCGGAGAATGCAAGGCAGCCTGTTTATATAAGAGAACCTTCGTCTTCCTCACTGCTCTTAGTCCCAGGAGAGCGAGCCCAGTTGACTGGGAAGGAATTGGGTTTGTTCATGCTGGCTGCCTCGCTAATCAGGGCGCAGCAAGTGTCTTAGGGTGCTGGCCTCATCATAGAAGACACTAATTTACTTAATGTCCTGACATGGAAAgttaaagaataaaatgattaaGTGTACTGgggtggtgttgttttttttttttgttttttttttttggttgcttGGAGAAATACTTTAATATGACATTTCACATGATCCTCACATAGACACTTATCACACcaatatattagtgtgtgtatgtgtgtgtgtgtctgggggggggggggttaaagaaGGTGTATGTTAACTAAATCACACCAGAGGAAAGAAGAAGATTCGATAAATCCTGTGAAGTGGATGGCCTGAGGCTTATtttacccagcatgcacagTGATGGCATGAACGTGATCCCATTTAAATCGACACGAAAGAACACTCCTGTATGATAAATAACGTGTCGCGGCTTTGCTGAGTCGCGGTTTGAAGAGTATTGATTTCAAATAATCTTGACACATGCATTTTTCGTTGGCAAGGTGACCACCTTCCGTAAAACCCAATCAACGGTTTATTATGACAGTCCTTTACAACTCAGATATATTACTTAAAGGAATAAAATAACCTctgctacacaaataaacacacacgcatacaggaAAAGGGCCTTCGCTGACTGGCATTCAAATGCAGGTAAGGCTTAATATTCCGCTGGGAACCTTGCTTGGGTGGCTGCAGCCTGCTGAAGACGTCCCCGGCACAGAGATGATCAATAAGGATGCACTGGAATGACAACATCCCCCTATATGTACACCTCACTAATGCCATCTCCCTAGAGCAGGGTCCTGAAACACCCGGTTGGCCCAGACTCAATACTGTTCAGTCACTAATCACAATCGCCTTGTGTCTCCAGGCTTTATGGTCGGACTCTGAGACAAACAGTTATACTGCAAAGTAAATTACTGCTTATATACCAGAGGATGTGTGACACCCTGTACTTTTCTGCAAAAGACCGATGTCTTGAACCGATCAAGATATATAAGGGATATGAATCATGCACAACCAGTCACAACCACATGAGTTGAAGTTACAGCCATCAGGCCACAGATActcaacaactttttttttccatgatgGCGGCTGTTCTGCAAGGGCCCATGGGATACGAGAGAGAAGATATGACTGGCAGTGTCACAGAACCAAGGTGCAGGCCTGCCAAGCCTGATACCCACCTGCTTTCCTCATACATGGGATTATATGGAGCAGGATCAGCGTGAGTGATCCTTCACCTGGGTACGGAGGCATGCCGATAACACAGGTACTCTGTGGAGAATGTCGTAGCCATGTCCCTAGCATGCCTGCCAGCCATCACAAGCCGTTAAGAAGCACAGCGGAGCTACGGTGAAGGCGGCCGATTTACACTGCCTTACATTCATACATTGCCTTATTCATGGTATGAGCCTTAGCGAATGGCTTTTCACTTGGTTAAGCAAGAGACAAGGAAGCACACAAATGAATGGCAACATCCAAGCTCTGTGGCCTGGGAAAgcctttctttttgttttgggttttgtttttgtttttttgtagtgcAAATAGAAAATTTTTCTTTCAACCCTTTACTCAGTAGATAATGTGTCAAGGTACAGGCAAGAGCCAGAAGGTGAGgagaagagggtggagaggagaagaaagagacagagggagaaagagagagagaaagagagattgatCTTTTCCACTGCAGCTACTTAAGTCAGCCAGCTGCCTCTCCGAGCTCACCGTGAAATCCTGAGGGGCCAAATCAGCTCTGACAAAACTAGGCCACACTGTTCCAGCATGCACCCCGGCACGAAGCAAGCAACAGGGGCAACACGGCACGGCACCCCCGCCCCGTCCACCCCAAATCCCCAGCCTCTGACAAGGAATTCATTGGGAATTTTGAGCCTTCGGGGGCCCTTTACCCTCAAGCAAGCGTGCATGCACCAGAATGGCCTGAGCCTAGCAGACATGGTGAAAAAACAGGTCTTGCTCTGAAGCTTCTCTGGATGAGTGCTGACAGTGTTTGGGGATTACTGGAGATCTCTCCAACAGTAAACAGTGTCTGGTGAGCTCCTCCTATGTAAATTAATCTCTCACTAAAGGCTATTAGTAGATGAGGGGAAATTCTCTGAAGAGAGAACAAAATTAACTGGCAGCCCATGAGTCCTATAATTGGTCTGGTCTTGGCTGACGGCACAACAGGAAAGGCGAGCAGACATTATCAGTAGCAGACACGGTGCTACATATACGCTGTCCGCCGTCCAAAAGTAACGCAACAGATGAACGCTTTTGATAAGGAAAGGTTGAAGGCCGGAGGCTGAGAGGAAAGGATTGTGTGGAGGGTTTCCTTTATGACATTTCTAATAATACAAAGTGCTGACTgaaaggcagcagagagagagagagagagagagagagagagagagagagagagagagatagagagagagagagagagagagaggcagtgaagGAGCACACAACAAACGCAAACCCTGCTGTTGGGTTTCGCAGAAACAGATGGTCCTGCAGAGAGGTTCATTTCCTGGGCTGACTGCTGTGATGACCCCAGACCCCATTGCCCTGCTACAGACACCTATGCTGGCCCAAGGgctctcttctgtcttctgcACAGAAAGTACCACCATTTCATTCTTCGGAAGGATACCATCAAACTGCAAGAGGCTAGCAGGTAAATAACACAAGGCTCTTCGTATTCATAATTCTGCTCTCATGACAGGATGATGGCTACTCCAGATACACCTTATAGTCTATGAAACAcaaaattattaacatttgCATTCACT
It encodes the following:
- the ist1 gene encoding IST1 homolog isoform X3, which codes for MLGGGFKAERLRVNLRLVINRLKLLEKKKTELAQKARKEIADYLSAGKDERARIRVEHIIREDYLVEAMEILELYCDLLLARFGLIQSMKELDPGLQEAVSTLIWAAPRLQSEVTELKIVSDQLCAKYSKEYGKLCRTNQIGTVNDRLMHKLSVEAPPKILVERYLIEIAKNYNVPYEPDAMVHPEVCPGEEADLIDVDHDFKKPGGGGGGGGGGFTAPAAAVPVPMPMPMPMPTAFNYPPPKGAIDELAVKPSDSPKVIAGPGPSSQIYDNNTIPELPSVPDTLPISSLGGNTAASDEIDFDDLSRRFEELKKKT
- the ist1 gene encoding IST1 homolog isoform X2, producing the protein MLGGGFKAERLRVNLRLVINRLKLLEKKKTELAQKARKEIADYLSAGKDERARIRVEHIIREDYLVEAMEILELYCDLLLARFGLIQSMKELDPGLQEAVSTLIWAAPRLQSEVTELKIVSDQLCAKYSKEYGKLCRTNQIGTVNDRLMHKLSVEAPPKILVERYLIEIAKNYNVPYEPDAMVHPEVCPGEEADLIDVDHDFKKPGGGGGGGGGGFTAPAAAVPVPMPMPMPMPTAFNYPPPKGAEPFNGPVGTYDGFNNFQPPVRGGQPPQLPSCPPTYESVIAGPGPSSQIYDNNTIPELPSVPDTLPISSLGGNTAASDEIDFDDLSRRFEELKKKT
- the ist1 gene encoding IST1 homolog isoform X1 — encoded protein: MLGGGFKAERLRVNLRLVINRLKLLEKKKTELAQKARKEIADYLSAGKDERARIRVEHIIREDYLVEAMEILELYCDLLLARFGLIQSMKELDPGLQEAVSTLIWAAPRLQSEVTELKIVSDQLCAKYSKEYGKLCRTNQIGTVNDRLMHKLSVEAPPKILVERYLIEIAKNYNVPYEPDAMVHPEVCPGEEADLIDVDHDFKKPGGGGGGGGGGFTAPAAAVPVPMPMPMPMPTAFNYPPPKGAEPFNGPVGTYDGFNNFQPPVRGGQPPQLPSCPPTYESIDELAVKPSDSPKVIAGPGPSSQIYDNNTIPELPSVPDTLPISSLGGNTAASDEIDFDDLSRRFEELKKKT